Proteins from one Xenopus tropicalis strain Nigerian chromosome 1, UCB_Xtro_10.0, whole genome shotgun sequence genomic window:
- the slc49a3 gene encoding solute carrier family 49 member A3 produces the protein MAEDVSSGEQTEDQAGQPLLNGEIIASNGDKCQFRTYKRRWFVLGVICLLSCTNAMLWISFAPVADVTASFFKCSLDVVNYLSLVYLIIAIPVGFGASWLIDTLGLKYAIVFSSWLNMIGSIIRCGAIVPYLNPSGSYTGIYYLFTGQSLCAIAQPLVLFVPAKLASVWFPEHQRATANMIASMSNPLGVLLANIISPSVVTKEEYIAHMLGIYTVPAIAACILATAGIRAKSPPTPPSASAFNSASEPFIAGIRQLLTNRAYVILMLCFGAGIGIFTAISSFLEQILCFRGYSNLFAGVCGALFIFFGFIGAFVCGLYVDRTKKFKEVVKTCFALTALTSIAFALVINFREQTVLVACVCSLLGLFGFAISPVGMELAVECSYPVGEGSSTGLAFISGPFATSGPSPCGMNQTEIYDWSTSMLVMAALCSFGSCIFIIFFHTKYKRLLAEVNFNGLKEELNTHET, from the exons ATGGCTGAGGATGTGAGCAGCGGGGAACAGACAGAGGACCAAGCTGGGCAGCCGCTTCTTaatggggagataatagcctcgaACGGGGATAAGTGCCAATTTCGGACCTACAAGCGAAGATGGTTTGTTCTGGGCGTAATATGCCTGCTGAGCTGTACCAATGCCATG CTGTGGATCAGTTTTGCCCCAGTGGCTGATGTGACGGCAAGTTTCTTCAAGTGTAGCCTTGACGTTGTCAACTATCTGTCTCTTGTGTACCTCATTATTGCAATTCCAGTGGGATTTGGAGCATCGTGGCTGATAGATACTCTTGGACTAAAATATGCT ataGTCTTTAGCTCTTGGCTTAACATGATTGGAAGCATCATACGTTGTGGTGCTATTGTACCTTACCTCAATCCCTCTGGCTCATACACTGGGATATATTACCTTTTTACTGGACAAAGCCTGTGTGCTATAGCACAGCCACTTGTCTTATTTGTACCTGCTAAGCTTGCATCTGTGTGGTTCCCTGAACATCAACGTGCAACAGCTAATATGATCGCCTCTATGT CCAATCCTTTGGGTGTGCTTCTAGCCAATATTATTTCCCCTTCAGTTGTAACCAAAGAGGAGTATATTGCACACATG CTTGGAATCTATACTGTTCCTGCTATAGCTGCTTGCATTCTTGCAACTGCTGGGATTCGTGCGAAATCTCCTCCAACTCCACCATCAGCAAGTGCCTTTAACTCGGCTTCTGAGCCCTTCATAGCCGGTATAAGACAG CTCCTGACAAATAGAGCTTACGTCATCCTAATGCTGTGTTTCGGGGCAGGAATTGGAATATTCACAGCAATTTCTTCTTTTCTGGAGCAGATTTTGTGCTTTAGGGGCTATTCAAAt ctttttgCAGGTGTGTGTGGAGCCCTGTTTATTTTCTTTGGGTTCATTGGTGCATTTGTTTGTGGACTTTATGTTGACAGGACGAAAAAATTCAAGGAAGTTGTCAAGACCTGCTTTGCATTAACCGCGCTGACAAGTATTGCATTTGCACTG GTGATTAACTTCCGTGAGCAAACAGTTTTGGTGGCGTGCGTATGCTCTTTGTTGGGATTGTTCGGGTTTGCAATCTCTCCAGTTGGAATGGAACTAGCTGTGGAATGTTCCTACCCAGTCGGAGAAGGAAGCTCAACGGGTTTGGCCTTCATCTCTGG GCCATTTGCAACGTCTGGACCTTCTCCCTGCGGAATGAATCAGACTGAAATATATGACTGGTCAA CTTCCATGTTAGTGATGGCTGCTTTGTGCAGCTTTGGTTCCTGCATATTTATTATCTTCTTTCATACAAAGTACAAGCGACTCCTTGCAGAAGTGAATTTTAATGGATTAAAAGAAGAATTGAACACACATGAAACATAA
- the slc49a3 gene encoding solute carrier family 49 member A3 isoform X1, which produces MAEDVSSGEQTEDQAGQPLLNGEIIASNGDKCQFRTYKRRWFVLGVICLLSCTNAMLWISFAPVADVTASFFKCSLDVVNYLSLVYLIIAIPVGFGASWLIDTLGLKYAIVFSSWLNMIGSIIRCGAIVPYLNPSGSYTGIYYLFTGQSLCAIAQPLVLFVPAKLASVWFPEHQRATANMIASMSNPLGVLLANIISPSVVTKEEYIAHMLGIYTVPAIAACILATAGIRAKSPPTPPSASAFNSASEPFIAGIRQLLTNRAYVILMLCFGAGIGIFTAISSFLEQILCFRGYSNLFAGVCGALFIFFGFIGAFVCGLYVDRTKKFKEVVKTCFALTALTSIAFALVINFREQTVLVACVCSLLGLFGFAISPVGMELAVECSYPVGEGSSTGLAFISGQIQGIIYMILFQKLTRPFATSGPSPCGMNQTEIYDWSTSMLVMAALCSFGSCIFIIFFHTKYKRLLAEVNFNGLKEELNTHET; this is translated from the exons ATGGCTGAGGATGTGAGCAGCGGGGAACAGACAGAGGACCAAGCTGGGCAGCCGCTTCTTaatggggagataatagcctcgaACGGGGATAAGTGCCAATTTCGGACCTACAAGCGAAGATGGTTTGTTCTGGGCGTAATATGCCTGCTGAGCTGTACCAATGCCATG CTGTGGATCAGTTTTGCCCCAGTGGCTGATGTGACGGCAAGTTTCTTCAAGTGTAGCCTTGACGTTGTCAACTATCTGTCTCTTGTGTACCTCATTATTGCAATTCCAGTGGGATTTGGAGCATCGTGGCTGATAGATACTCTTGGACTAAAATATGCT ataGTCTTTAGCTCTTGGCTTAACATGATTGGAAGCATCATACGTTGTGGTGCTATTGTACCTTACCTCAATCCCTCTGGCTCATACACTGGGATATATTACCTTTTTACTGGACAAAGCCTGTGTGCTATAGCACAGCCACTTGTCTTATTTGTACCTGCTAAGCTTGCATCTGTGTGGTTCCCTGAACATCAACGTGCAACAGCTAATATGATCGCCTCTATGT CCAATCCTTTGGGTGTGCTTCTAGCCAATATTATTTCCCCTTCAGTTGTAACCAAAGAGGAGTATATTGCACACATG CTTGGAATCTATACTGTTCCTGCTATAGCTGCTTGCATTCTTGCAACTGCTGGGATTCGTGCGAAATCTCCTCCAACTCCACCATCAGCAAGTGCCTTTAACTCGGCTTCTGAGCCCTTCATAGCCGGTATAAGACAG CTCCTGACAAATAGAGCTTACGTCATCCTAATGCTGTGTTTCGGGGCAGGAATTGGAATATTCACAGCAATTTCTTCTTTTCTGGAGCAGATTTTGTGCTTTAGGGGCTATTCAAAt ctttttgCAGGTGTGTGTGGAGCCCTGTTTATTTTCTTTGGGTTCATTGGTGCATTTGTTTGTGGACTTTATGTTGACAGGACGAAAAAATTCAAGGAAGTTGTCAAGACCTGCTTTGCATTAACCGCGCTGACAAGTATTGCATTTGCACTG GTGATTAACTTCCGTGAGCAAACAGTTTTGGTGGCGTGCGTATGCTCTTTGTTGGGATTGTTCGGGTTTGCAATCTCTCCAGTTGGAATGGAACTAGCTGTGGAATGTTCCTACCCAGTCGGAGAAGGAAGCTCAACGGGTTTGGCCTTCATCTCTGG CCAAATTCAGGGAATAATCTACATGATACTCTTTCAAAAACTCACCAGGCCATTTGCAACGTCTGGACCTTCTCCCTGCGGAATGAATCAGACTGAAATATATGACTGGTCAA CTTCCATGTTAGTGATGGCTGCTTTGTGCAGCTTTGGTTCCTGCATATTTATTATCTTCTTTCATACAAAGTACAAGCGACTCCTTGCAGAAGTGAATTTTAATGGATTAAAAGAAGAATTGAACACACATGAAACATAA